Genomic segment of Peromyscus leucopus breed LL Stock chromosome 23, UCI_PerLeu_2.1, whole genome shotgun sequence:
GGGACACTGGGGACATTCCAGTGAAGTCACTGTCTTTGTCCTTCCTCTTCAGGTGGCCATCAAGGACAAGCAGGAAGGAATCGAGTAACGGCTAAAGGAACATTGCTTAATGGCTGTAAGGCTGGTGCACACATCCTCAGGGCCCTTCTCTGTAACCCACGATGACAGCCACTCAGCTCTCCGGGGCTGGATGTGGCCCTGTTCTGTACATAGATAGACTGGTATTTTCCTAATAAAGTACAGCAGGAAAAGACCCACGGGCACAGAGGACTGCGGCATGTGGACCATCAGACTGGACGACAGCAGGTGACCTGTCACAGACCCTAACCACAGGCTGAGGCAGAACCTGGggctgctggggaggcagagtgaaGGGGATCCTTGGGTCTCTGTCGGCAGCCTCAGCTGCTGGGCCTGCCTGAGCTAATCAAGGTAGGAACCCCAGTAAGGCCCGGGGGGCTGCACTCAGTTTCCACCGGCCTCCAGTCCACAACAgagaatttaataaaatactcACTGGTACAAACACCTCTACCACTAGCCCCAAGCTAAGCAGCCGTGTCCCGGCCACTGCCCTGCGCCAGCTAGCGACTCCTCCAGATGGACACGATGTTGGAGTCCGTCAGAGCGGTGAGGTAGGTGAAGGCTTCGTTGGCCACCACCGTGTTGACCATGGTCTTGGTCACTGGATGACCCAGTGCTACTGGCTGAGGCCACTTCAGGATCTGAGGGGGAAAGAAGGCACTAGGCTCTGCCTACCGAGCCGCAGCCCAGGACACCGGGAAGGACCCGCAGGGTGCCCAATGGTACCTGTGCCGGGCCCTGCAGAGCTGTGGCCGGCGGAGGTGGCTGCTTCAGGAGGTGTTCAACGTCATAGATCCACACACTGCCTTCCTCATCCCCACACAGCACGAGGTGTTTGTCTGCCAGGACAGGATGGGGTCTAagatggggctgggctgggctgggcagagGGGGTACCCACCGACGGGGTGGCCGGGCTCACCTGGACAGGTGCTGAGTGAGAAGTAAGCCAAATTGGTGGGTGACCACTGCAGCCGGGCCAGGGCGACCACAGGCAGCACAGACCGGCTGCTCCGGCTGGCCCACGTCTGGCTCCAGCTCCACAGGTAGATGATGCCCTCTCCACTCCCCTTGGAGGCtgtggggagaggagatgggagcccaggctggcggTCACAACCTCCCTGCTCCCCAAGGGGTGCCCCAGCACCCTTACAGCCAAGtcccagcccaggctgtcccagcTGGGCTCACTCACCCACAACATCGTCATTCACAAATGCCAGCCCGTCCACTCTCTGTCCCGACATCTCCGAGTCCTCAGAGAAGACGAAGTCCACTTCGCACACCCTGCAGAACACATTACCCTTACCCATGCACAGGCGGCCACGGGCTCACCCAGGAGCTGCCTGTCCCTGGTCCAGAGAGCTTGAGCTGTCCTGAAGGGAGCCACTGCTGGGACTGTGAGTCACAGGGATGGGAGCACCGGGTACAGGGTTACAGGGCCTTGTCTTCccgactgcaggccagaaggtgCTTTCGGTGGGCCCTCCCCCACTTAAGGACGGAACAGCTGTGTAGAGGGAGGGCTCACTGGCGAGACGGCTCAGTAAGTGAATGATGGCTAGGCAAGCTTGGTGCCTGGATTTAACCTCCAGAATCCAGGTAAAGgtggaaagaaaaccaactccaggaagtcctctaacctccacaagtaccccacccatacacacacaatggcaaaaaacaaaacctgatctgcagtgagttccaggccatccagggctatacagtgagaccttgtctcaaaaatctgGGTCTGGTATCATCTGGTAAGACATGGGCCTTCCATTACAGAGGCATCCTGGCATCTGCCCAGAGGGCAGACTCAGGCTAGGACACATCTGGAGTGGGGAGAGAGCCAGGATAACTCCCAAGGGTGACAGATGAGCAGAGGAACCTGTGTCCACAAGCAGCTGGCTGCTGCCACGTCTGCTGCCCCTCTGAAAGCAGGTGTCCTGTCAGCACCCTGGGGCTGTTCCTTGTGCCGAGACTGGCACTTATAAAGGATAGGTAGGCAAGTGTACTTAAGAGCTCAGGGCAcggcgaggtggctcagtgggtaatggtgcttgccgccaagcctggcgatgacatgagttcaatcctgggaaccacacagtggaaggagagcaccAGCTCTTGCATGCTGTCCTCTGAGcgccacacacatgctgtgacgTGTGCACTGTCACACAAGTCAGTCAGTgcacagaaaggaaagaatgctAACAGGGATGGACCTGGGGGACAGGGAGTGGCCCTGAATTTCTTCCTTCTTCGTTCTTTgaatggcgcacacctttgatcccagcagtggacacaaaggcaagcagatcttagTTTGAGGCtaggttggtctacagagcaagtgccaggactacacagggaaaccctgtcactatccccctgccctcccccccaaaaaaaaaaaagctaaataaggACAAGATGGCTTGGGTTAGCGACACTGCACAACCCTGTGACCAGCTGGGACACCTGGAACCTACATGAAGATGGAGATGATGCTAACTAGAGATTGCTGAGGTGAGGGGAGGCAGACCCCCCTTCAGGCTTCCCAGGCTGCTGGCTCTGAATAAAGGGCCACTTTTAATATTCAAATCCCATCTTTACTCAGGGGCTTCTGAGACCGGTGGGACAAACCGGATTCTGCTGGTCCCACAGCCCACAAAACTCGGTGCCCTCTGCTTGGGAGCCTCGCTCCTCAGTGACATTTTCAGCTGCTGGGCCAAGGTGGTCCAGAGCCTTCCTCACTACCGGCTGCACCCTGCTGTCCTCCAGCAACTTCAGGCTCTGCAGAGCAGCTCTGAGAACTCCTCCGTCAGTCACCAGGCTGCACCGTCAGGACCCGCCCCTTAGAAGTTACCCCTGGGGCCTTACTTGGTTTTCAGACAAGAGCTCATGGAGCCCAGACTGGACTCCACCTCTcagagctgaagatgaccttgaacttctgatgttcTGATCCTCTCAAGAGctaacaggcatgcaccactgatGTGCTGAGAACTTCATGCATGCTCAGCACTCTACAGACggagctacagcctcagccctCACATTTACCGCCATGCCCCGAGGGCAGGAATCCTATGCTGAGCACTCAGGGTACTCTCCACGAGCCCTGGGATATACCTCACTGTCCCTTCCTCACAGATCCCGTGGACACCATGCTAGGGCAGGAGTCACACTGCGGAGATGCAGGACCAGGGCTCGGGCACTTGTTTGCAATGTGGTGATTAACGGTGAAGAACAGGCCCCTGAACAGAGCCTCCGAGGCAGCCCAAGCAGCGGTGTGGTGTGCCCAGCGCCCATGCGAACCCAGCACACCCAAGCTTTGGGGCCCCGGCATCCCGGGCATCCTCACCTTTGCTTCTGGGGCTGGTCTAGCCGAATATCCCAACAGCTGCAGCCTCCCTCGCAGCCCCCCAGCAGGAAGTCATCCGGGCAGGAGGCGACGGGGCAGAGCCGCAAGGGGGTGGAGCTGCAGCTGAGTATGAGGAGCTGGCTGCCAACGTGGGTGTGGAAAACCATGAGCCGTGGGCCACGGACGAACATCGCCCTCAGCAGTCCGCCCCTCTCCGGGCCAGTCCACAGCCTCACCTAGCCTGGAACTTGTATTCTTGGTCGGGTACCCCAATGTCCCAGAGGATGATCCGTTTGTCGTAAGAGGCAGCTgaggagggatggggaaagaCAGCCCTGAGAAGATTCCCACCCCCTTGCAGGATGAGTCTGTGGGTTGGGTCCCTCAACTAGCGTACCAGAGGCGGGAAGGGCAGACTGTGGCTAGGACAAGGActcatggaccaccatgccctcAGTCCTGCCTGAACCCAGTGCGCACAGCATCATCCACCTTTGTAGCCTATCTGTCACCTTACCCAAGGGGCAGGATGATCTCCCCTGGTCCCAGGCAGACAAACACAAGAGCCCAAGTTgctaggaaacttcaaagccacaTAGCATGCTGAAATGGATTTCCTCATTGGCCAAGAAGCTAATTCACTTCTGACCAAGGTCATCTGTGCCCAGCATCCTGTGAGTCCTGTCGCCCCCCAAAAAGAGACGCAGGCCACCAGGCCAGAAAGACTGAGGATGAGAAAGCTCAGAGGCGAGGGTCTTACTGAAGAGGTGGGTCTCGTGGGTTGGGCTGAAGCAGAGGGTGGCAATGGCCTTCTTATGGGCCCGGATGACGCTGCAGCAGAAGCCTGCTCGCACGTGGAGCAGCCGGACCATGCCCCGCAGGCCCGCAGCGGCCAGCATGTTCCAGCGCTTCTTGTGGCCTGCCTGGGTGACCACCGTCAGGGCTGTCCAGGCCACTGAGAAGAACTCCTGCCCAGGGTGGAAGGAAATGGTCGTGAGCAGGGAACGAGTGGCAGCCTGCTCGCGGGGCTGGCCTGGAGCAGTGGGGCAGAGCGAGAGAAGAGCTCCCAGAGGACTGTGGGGgctgaggagctgggggaagggcgcAGAGGCAGAGCACTCTCAGTGGGcctgagaccctgggttccatccccaccaAAGTCATTAagtcacaggaaacagagagcttaTCCTGGACCTCCAAGCTCAGGGCTCTTGTCCCAGGACCCAACAGTCTTCAGGAAGAGGGCCCTGGCACTCACCTCGCCTGGTACCTTGTATTTGTGGAGTACGATGCCCGTCTGGCAGTCTATCACACAAACAGCCTCTCCACCACATGTGGCCACAGTCTGGGACGTGGCCCCTGAGTGCCCTGTTTTATGGTATCAGCCACATAAACATCTTTTCTGTAACGTTTTCCCCTATAGCCCTCTCCCTAGCCTCCAcgacacattattattattattattattattattatttgcgtTACAGGGGAGAGAACCAGGACCTCACGtgataggcaagcactgtaccactatACTACATGCATGGCCTtttcaccttaaaaaaaagaaaagaaaaaaggaggttATGTACCTGTGTCATATGGGGGTGTGTGCACATAAGTGCGGGTGCCCacaaaggctggaagagggcaccaaattccctggagctggtgttactgGCAGCTGTGAGCAGCCCATGgtagatgctaggaaccaaacttcagtcctctacaagagcagcaagcactcttagccagGGAgcgtctctccagctctttttttttttttttttttttgagatagggtttctctgcatagccttggctgtcctggatctcgctctgtacaccaagctggcctcgaactcacaaagaccctcctgcctctgtctccaggatgctgggattaaaggcgtgcgcctacCGCCCACTTTCAGCCCTTTCTTCCTACCCTAAGAACAATCTCATTGAATTTCCCAGGGATCTTTTCATCTCCGGCTGCCACTGAGCACTGAGCACTGAGCACACCCCTGTGTGACCCGAGCCTCCCACCGCCCATTGGCCCCAGCACGCACCCTCCTCCCGGGCTGGCTCGAAGGCGCAGCACCACAGCTGGGTCTCCAGGTCCTTAGGGCTGTTGTTTCTGCTGTGACATTGCAGGAAGTGCAGGGGCTCCAGGCAGAGGGCAGCCTGTGGGGGAGAGGGGGTCACAGCTGCCCCTTGGCCTGCTCCCTCTGGCACGCTCCCCCCGCCACGTGGGGAGCTTACCTGGCCTCCATCCAAGTCCACAGGTCTGCCCTCCGTCTGAGGCGGTGGGGAGGAACACACTCGCTTGGTGGAAGGGAGGTCTAGTGGGAAATTATCTGGCCGTTTGAGGCCACCTTTCGGGCCTGTGGAAAGTTAGGGACTTGTGTCCATGCCCCAGGGGCTGCCTCCCTTGGCTACAGGCTGAACTACACCCTCAAAAATATGGAAAGCAAGAACTGAGCCACTGTCGTTGGGGGGACTTGGCCTGTGTTAGGGCTGGACACTTGAAATGGTCTCCAAGGACCCAAAGGTTAAAAAGCTGCGTCACCAGCCTATGGGGCTACTCAGGAGTACGGCGTAGGTGAAGGGACGTAGGTCACTGGGAGGCACCCCTTTCAAAGGGACATTGGCTGCCATGAGATTCAGACATCCTTGCTATGTGAACTCACAATATGGACAGCCTTGGAGCCAAGCAACTATGGACTGAGCCCATAAACAAAACTACCCCTTCCTTCCTGTAAGCTGAGTACTTCCAGTATGTTGCCACAGCTAGGGAAGGCTGACGCACACACTTGGGCATCACCTGAGTTCATGGAGAAGAGCCTCTGTGTTCTAGCTCACAAAGGCCCGGGGCCCTCACAGCCGGGTGCAAACACACTCACCCTGAGCTTGGAGACAGCTGCAGCCTGTGGAGGCGCCTTTGGTACATCCGCTTCCTGGACCTCGGCACCACCTGAGGCCACCAGTTTCTCAGCGATCATCCGCACCTGGGTGGGGCCAGGCCTTCAGCTGAGCGGTCTCAGTGCCCTTCGCCTCTCCCCTGACACCACTGTCCCCCAATCCATCAGAGCCAGGGAAGCCACCAACCCCCAGCACAGCGTCCCCTCGCCAGTGGCATACCCGCCACTGGGTGAACTCGCTGAGAGACTCCGGGCCATAATGCACATCCCTGACGGCAGACCTCACGAAGTCAGCTTGGGATTTGTCAGTTTCCTCTTCAGGGCGCACGGTGGCCATGAACTTCTCCCAGTGAGCTGTGACCTGGCATAAGAGGGACCAGATCCAGACCGGCCCAGCCTGGgtctcctggccatacacagcAGCACCTCCACCCTATCTCCTTCGGAGCACAGCGAGTGTTGGCTATCCtagcttctggaagcttctgcaGGCACAGTCTCTTACTCTCTACTAACATAACCTAAGTCACATGAATTGAAACCAGCCTGGTTCAGCTGGGCAGAGTGGGagtccccacacttgggaggcggaggcagaagaGTCCTAGGCCATCAGGGCTACGCAGCAAGACCCCGTCTTAAAAAACCAGCTCACTGCAAAGTTCTAGCCTCCCTGGTGTGCACCTCAGAGACAGGGCCTCCAAACACAGGAAGCAACAGATCCAAACTCAACACACCAGACTCGAGGCTGTCAGGGTAAGATCTCTGTTACCCACCCCAAAAATCTACTTCTCAATACCCTGCTGACATGACCAAGGACCCCCCTTCCATCCACTTCCCATCATGCTCACCCTGTTGGTCAGCTCCCGATTTAGGTTCTCCACCTGGGAGCAGGTGGAGGCCGCATCCTTGCCGTTGACCTTGCGTAGcttgggcaggagaaaggagacttTCAGGTTGTCGTTGACCTAAAGGACGGAGGAATGAGTGAAAGCCAGGagtagtggcccatgcctgtaatcccaatattcAGGGTGAGTATGGTACGGATGTTTCAGGTTTGataccagcctgggatacacagaggTGGAGACTGGTCTGGGTTACAAAGCAAAACTTTGTCTCAGACTAGCAACAAAAACCCAGACAGAGTGGGTACATAGCCCAGACGAGAGACTGCTTTCATAGCATGCACAAAGccgtgagtttgatccccagtactgcataaaccaggcctggtggagCATGGCCAAAACTCAGGAAGAAgtcggaggcaggagaatcagaagctcaaggccatccttggctacacagttagtttgaaaccagcctgggctacatgagaccccacctcacacaaaaccaaacccaaaagaaACAGCGAAGCCTGAGTCTGCCCCAGTCCTGGTTCTTAGCATGGAGCTGCTCGGACCTCCCTCTCACCGTCAGGAAGGGGTTGCCTTCCAGGCTGAGCTCCTCGAGGTCCGGAAACTGGTGCAGGGCAGTGACGTCCCCCAGCTGGTTGTTGGCGCAGCGAAGGATGCGCAGATGGGACAGGCCCAGGTTGGCAGGCAGCGTCTCCAGCAGGTTGTTGGAGAGGTCAAGTTCCTTCAGCTGCTTCAGTCGCCCCAGGAGACTGGGGTCCAAGTGCTCTGACTGCAGCTCCAGCCCCGAGAGACTGTGGTGAGGGCAGAGATCAAGAAAGCTCAGGAGGCTGGGCAGACCCTTTGACTAACCCCCATCTGCCCCAGAGGGGTTTGCTTGCACCCAGCACTTTCTTATGGTGAAGAGTAAGCATGGGCTTACCTTTAgacttggctagcctggaactcgctacgtagactaggctggcctcaaaactcaaaAGAGATCCAACCcacaactcactgtgtagtccaggaaagccttgaacttactctcctgcctcttatctccaagtgttgggatgacaggcgtgtgccaccatgacagGGATGGAACCCTATGGAGACTCCAGCTTTGTGCATGTCGGACAAGCACCGTACAAATTGAACTACATCTACAGCTCTAGCCCCGCCCCCattcttaaaattacatttttatttattataacgtgtctgtgcatgtgtgtatggtgtgtgtgtatggatgggcACAGTCCAAGGTGTGGGTAAGAAGGTCAGATTtaaggaactggttctctccttctcaacTGTCTGGGCccaagggattgaactcaggcatggtgacaggcaCCATTACCCGAGGGGCCATTTCTCTGGTCCGACTTCCCTCCTTTGAAGAATCTTTTGttactgggcatggtagtgcacacctttaatcccagcacttgggaggcagaggcagaggctgtgtgagtttgaggccagcctggtttacaaagcgagttccaggacaaccaggactgttacacagagggaccctgtctcgaaaaaccaaaaaaaagtttttttagagacagggtcctgtagctcaggctagcttccaaCGCCCGACGTTTGTCTTGCGACGGGTCCTCGAGTGCTAGATCTCCTAACGACTTTAGAACCTAAGGCCTCCAAGTTCCCTCTTGAACGCTTTTCCTCGTTCCTGCCGGCTCCTTCCGTGCTCCCCGGGCTTGCTCAACACCCCAGCGAGTGCTCTACTGTCTTTCCACCCTCCGCGGGGCTAAGGGAGCCCGATCCAGGTCCACCTGACTCCTGCCCGTATCTCCCGCATCTCCGTTAGGCGCGAGATACACAGGCTCGACCGGGGCCCGAATCCCGGCTATGGGAATAACCTGGACAGGCGGGGATgaggcagggatggggaggggtctGAGCCACGGACCCCGCCCACCAGCCGACCCGGGAAGGGAAAGGACCCCGCAGGACCCCGCGCCCGGGACCCGCTTCAACCCCGCCAGCTCTTACTCCAGACTCCGGATCTTCCCCAGACTGTTGGTCTTGGGTCGCCCGCGTTGAAAGAGCAGCCGCTGAGTGAGGGGAGCCATGGGTGTCCGAGGGCTCAGCCGAACCCGCGCCTCCACCAAGTCCGGTCACTAACGCCCGCCCGCAGCCGCGGAGCCCAGGAGACGGCGCACAGCAAATCCTTTTAGAGCCCGTGGCGACCGGAAGGAAGCACAACGCCTGCCGCGCGCCcggcctcctgcctctgcgtgCGAGGACTACAACTCCCAGCGGCCCCCGTGCCTCGCGCCTGCGCCCTGACTGCTTGGAAGGTGCTATGGCGGCGGCCGCGGCCCACTCATTTGCAGGTTTGCGGCTGCAAGGGCATCCGGACCTGTCTTATTTGCGAGAGACAGCGCCACGGGTCCCCGCCCTGGCAGCTCTCCCCTCAGGTACGAGATGGAAAAAGAGTCAAACCCAGAAAATCTATCCCTCttaatgggaaactgaggcccaagctTGCCTGTGAAACGGGCGGGATCAGAGCCTCGCGGTAGGGGAGTTGCATGGAGCGCTCATAGCTTTGTTAATCGCAGTAATCAAAAGGCGGACGGTCCCTAAAGTGCCATCTGAAAATGAATGGCTGAGCGAGGAGTGCTGTTGCAGGTCGGGATTCCTGCGTTTGAAATGCAAAGAGCCAATCTCgccacacagcaagtttgaggagTTGGTCTTGGAAGTAGGGAAGCGGCTGTGACACATCACCTCTGTGACTCTAATTGGGGAGTGGTGACAAACTTGGACTTAATACttggacaggttttctctgtgtagctttggctgtcctggatctcactctatagaccaggctggagatccccctgcctctgcctcccgagtgctgggattaaaggcatgcgccaccactgcccgaccctGAAGGGTTTTAAAAGAACTGCTTTAAATTCAAGTTTTAAAAGGATCTTTGAGCAAGGAAGCTGTAAAGCCAATGGAGGAGTCTCTCTGTTGGTGCTAACATGCCCAACATCTTGTGGGAAATGGTGTGGAATGCCTCACGAATAGATTGATCACATGATCCAGCATGTACCTGGGTTTATAAGCAAAAGAtagggtttttgttttagtttctttctttggttAGAGGTCCAGGTGCCCTCCACCCGCCTTCCAAATGCTTAGATTACCAGCaagtgtcaccatgtctggctcataGCAGTATTCACAGCAACCAGAGGGTGGACGCTACCtaagtatttgtttgtttcttttttgtttttttgttttctaaacagggtttctctgtgtagttttggtgcctgtcctagaactcactctgtagaccaggctgaccttgaactcacagagatcctcttgcctctgcctcccgagtgctggattaaaggtgtgcgccaccactgcccagaccaAGTATTTATTAACTGGTGACTTGAAGAGTAGACCGTGTGGTGCTGGCCTGTGATCTCAGAACTGGGGATCCGGAGCCAGAAGCAGGAGACTTGGGAGTTCAAAGATAGCTgcagttacatagcaagtttaaaaCCAGACTAAGCTAAATAAGACCATGTCtccaaagaacaaaggaaagacagagacacacaattgtagtgagtagccattccagcttggctacccactacacacaataagctgatgaatgaataaaaaaaaaaaaatctgggataTCTATACAGTAGGTTATTTTATAAccttagaaaggaaggaagttctGACAAAGTTACACATGGATTAACCTTGAGGATATGatgctaaatgaaagaagctAATCactggctgggggtgtggctcagtggagagTGCTTACCTAGAATCCccgagtgaggggctggagtgtggctcagtggtagagcccctgcctagaatcccccagtgaggggctggggtgtggctcagtggtagagcacctgcctagaatcccccagtgagggactggggtgtggctccatgtagagcccctgcctagagtcccccagtgaggggctggggtgtggctcagtggtagagcacctgcctagaatcccccagtgaggggctggggtgtggctcggtggtagagcacctgcctagagtcccccattgaggaacaggagagatggctcaacagttaagaacacattctgctcttgcagaggacctaagtttggctcccagcacccaaatcaggTAGATCACAACCACCTTTATAACTCTAGCCCCAAAGGGATCTggagctctcttctggcctctaagggcacctgTATTCACATGTACATcgccacacacaaatgcatgcataaaaacgtaatttggaaaaaaagatgAACTTGAAGGATGCCCCAGTGAAGGAGCTTGGGATGTGGCTAGTGGTACGATTCCAGACACCTCTCTAAGTGGCTTCAGTCCCAACAAAAGGCACTCGAGGTCAGAAGATCCTGGTGGCCTAAGGCACATGTGGGTATTGTGGCTCTTTGGTGGTTCCAGATGCTTCTGTTTGgggtatgtgtgtacaggtacatgtgtacacatggaggccagagaaccacCTCAACAcccaacttgtttttttctttaataatttattttatgtgcatcagtgttttgtctgaatgcatGCCTGTGTAAAGGTgtcgaatcccctggaactggagttacaaacagttgtgagctgccatgtgggtgctgggaattgaacctgggtcctctggaagagcagccagggctcttaatcgctgaaccatctctccagccccccaccccccaacttgttttttgagacagggtctctgactagcctagaacttgccaagtaggccagGCCAGCTTGTCCTTGatctcatctctgcctcccctgttctgggattgcaagcatgcgTGACTGCACCTAGCTTttttcatgtgggtgttgggggggaatcaaacttgggtccttgtgcttgccAAGTGAGCACTTCACCCCTGACCCATCACACCATCCCGTCTCTGTCTTTTACAGAAAAAATACTGTTTCCGTTACTGCCCGGACACAGGCTGGGCCATGGGGCCCAAGGACTCTGACTTGGAGGGTTGGGCCTTCCCCTTCCCGGGGGTGACATTGATAACGGACTTTGTGACCCCGGAGGAAGAGGCTGAGATGGTGCGTCTGATGGACAGTGACCCTTGGAAGCTCTCTCAGTCCGGACGAAGGAAACAGGTATGGTGGCCCTAGCCGGGCCCAGGGGGTGGTCCCTTTGCCAGGGGCCCTGGCTGTATCGTGGCCACACCCTAGGGATCTTTTGTTGTTCCAATGTTAAatgttcttttaataaaaaaaaaaaaaaaaaaaaaaaaacatcaggcagtggtggcgcacgcctttaatcccagtactctggaggcagaggcaggcggatctctgtgagttcgaggccagcctggtctccaaagcgagtttcaggaaaggcaccaaaactacacagagaaaccctgtctcaaaaaaaaaaaaaaaaaaaaagccagatgttggggtaaaagctgaaagatcagggaagcagagcaagccacagccaccgcCTATTACGTCACCAACTCCaccaatcctcagactgaaagcctctgagtcctcacccgaaagggtctcagctgaactgctttagttcctgtttccttctgtacctttctccgccctgccgtcacttcctgggattaaagacatgtgcccccactgcctggctgtttgcagtgtggccttgaactcacagagatccagagggatctctgccccCGAGTGATAtatgtctggcctctatgtccagtgtagtggctggctctgtcctctgatcctccggcaagctttattggagtacacaGCATGTCACCACACTCTTTGGTAGGCCAGTCACAGGGGGCGTGGGCTTCCTCCTCCAGCAGGGCCGCCACGTCTCCTTGGTGCTCCTCGTCCGCTGCTGTCTCCTTGCCTGGGAGATGATGGTAAGTTCTAGATGAGATCGTCATCCTGCACGGCTACCACCAGCCACCACCTGTCTCCTGGCATCCCTTATCCCCTCACCGGTCCGTGTCAGGGCTCCTGATAGGCCCTTAGGGGCCGTGtacctctcctcctcttcctccccttcctcactaGCTCCCCCTCACCCACCTT
This window contains:
- the Lrwd1 gene encoding LOW QUALITY PROTEIN: leucine-rich repeat and WD repeat-containing protein 1 (The sequence of the model RefSeq protein was modified relative to this genomic sequence to represent the inferred CDS: inserted 1 base in 1 codon), which encodes MAPLTQRLLFQRGRPKTNSLGKIRSLDLSGLELQSEHLDPSLLGRLKQLKELDLSNNLLETLPANLGLSHLRILRCANNQLGDVTALHQFPDLEELSLEGNPFLTVNDNLKVSFLLPKLRKVNGKDAASTCSQVENLNRELTNRVTAHWEKFMATVRPEEETDKSQADFVRSAVRDVHYGPESLSEFTQWRVRMIAEKLVASGGAEVQEADVPKAPPQAAAVSKLRARKVAXKRPDNFPLDLPSTKRVCSSPPPQTEGRPVDLDGGQAALCLEPLHFLQCHSRNNSPKDLETQLWCCAFEPAREEGHSGATSQTVATCGGEAVCVIDCQTGIVLHKYKVPGEEFFSVAWTALTVVTQAGHKKRWNMLAAAGLRGMVRLLHVRAGFCCSVIRAHKKAIATLCFSPTHETHLFTASYDKRIILWDIGVPDQEYKFQASQLLILSCSSTPLRLCPVASCPDDFLLGGCEGGCSCWDIRLDQPQKQRVCEVDFVFSEDSEMSGQRVDGLAFVNDDVVASKGSGEGIIYLWSWSQTWASRSSRSVLPVVALARLQWSPTNLAYFSLSTCPDKHLVLCGDEEGSVWIYDVEHLLKQPPPPATALQGPAQILKWPQPVALGHPVTKTMVNTVVANEAFTYLTALTDSNIVSIWRSR